A region from the Brachyspira hampsonii genome encodes:
- a CDS encoding carboxymuconolactone decarboxylase family protein, giving the protein MNNINLNIQSTKDNYFESETTAYIKPPKRIPLFLRLPMWIAKKKVKKDLLLPKLLAWNPKTAISSGIMEALITHDDKEVPKRLLKLIRIQISIDIACPFCIDMNSFEYDKENVTEEEIKYLQNKNIDSCPTMSNKEKIALKYISAITKTPVIISEELITEIKKEYSERAILILASTAAQVNYWARLIRALGVPTAGFTNICKINK; this is encoded by the coding sequence ATGAATAACATAAATCTAAATATACAAAGCACAAAAGACAATTACTTTGAAAGTGAAACTACTGCATATATAAAGCCTCCAAAAAGAATACCTCTATTTTTAAGACTGCCTATGTGGATAGCAAAAAAGAAAGTAAAAAAAGACCTGCTACTTCCAAAACTTTTAGCTTGGAATCCTAAAACTGCAATAAGCTCCGGTATAATGGAGGCATTAATTACGCATGATGATAAGGAAGTGCCTAAAAGACTTTTAAAACTCATAAGAATACAAATCTCAATAGATATAGCCTGCCCATTTTGTATAGACATGAACAGCTTTGAATATGATAAAGAAAATGTAACAGAAGAAGAAATAAAGTATTTACAAAATAAAAATATAGATTCATGCCCTACTATGTCAAATAAAGAAAAGATTGCTTTAAAATATATTTCAGCCATTACAAAAACACCTGTAATAATATCCGAAGAATTAATAACAGAAATAAAAAAAGAGTATTCAGAGAGAGCAATATTAATATTAGCCTCCACTGCTGCACAGGTGAATTATTGGGCTAGGCTTATAAGGGCTTTGGGAGTGCCTACTGCAGGGTTTACAAATATATGTAAAATTAATAAATAA
- a CDS encoding DUF167 domain-containing protein, whose protein sequence is MNIEVKVTAGAKSNSFKFENGAYSIRIMAKAIDGKANKAIIDFLASELNIKKRDIEILKGEKNSKKLISININDDNLKKYFNK, encoded by the coding sequence ATGAACATAGAAGTTAAAGTAACAGCGGGAGCTAAATCCAATAGTTTTAAATTTGAGAATGGGGCTTATTCTATTCGCATTATGGCTAAGGCTATAGACGGTAAAGCTAATAAGGCTATAATTGATTTTTTAGCCTCTGAACTCAATATCAAAAAGAGAGATATTGAAATATTAAAGGGTGAGAAAAACAGTAAAAAACTTATCTCTATAAATATAAATGATGATAATTTAAAAAAGTATTTTAATAAATAA
- a CDS encoding tetratricopeptide repeat protein, with the protein MYNTRMENLLNEVSYRLNNEDYHQTLEILDVILKKVPKNYRANLYKGQVCVELKEYEDAVRYFEEAKKVDIKTFKSYNLLGISYHAIKQYDKAIECFNETLKITPNSFKAYNLLGISYFEKKDYTNAIENFNKAIEINPKYDKAFNNLALFYYKNKKYNEAIEFFEHSKSLDERVFKAYDMLGMSYYNINNYDKAIECFSKFLQYNNKSYKIANTLGAVYSFLKDYDNAIKYFNIAIDINPKYANAYNNLALVYFNRKLFDKAALYFDKAKKLDINAFTDYNKLGISYYSKKYYYEAIECFEKVIEKNNNAYKAYNFIGICYSSNEEYDKAINYFNKSIEINDRYYKAYNNLALAYYNLKDYNNAIENFNKAIDINNNNADSYNGIGLSYYNLGEKEKSLIYLNRALELNPSYSNSYQILFNIYFDLEEYDNALSIADKIIEVNPYSFKHYDKLISICFNNKDYNKVIEYASRTDKRDDDIYNMLAQSYYRIKDYDNSSICYNKLIENKKSDFELYNNLAVIYYLKKDYDSLLNTYFRYIDNFDLNHHNFASYNIFLLSYTLLKANIIKYNDFLNLFEKSLNKTIEFHNIHKTNSSYTLYKNINYNTDTLKLLLDKKTETENILNILENTIDAGKFAAIKPVIEKFNEKMNINLSSFSSSINNLENNIICLEYETQDSIIIKTKNRNEEENIYGKTAKFITKEDNIHYDTLLSIFSYNSENKSDDYRVIFNNIKIKNIYFPKNFDDSNIEIIRRIINDESIKLCKLEN; encoded by the coding sequence ATGTACAATACAAGGATGGAAAATCTTTTAAATGAAGTTTCATACAGACTTAATAATGAAGATTATCATCAAACTCTTGAAATATTAGATGTCATACTTAAAAAAGTTCCTAAAAATTATAGAGCAAATCTATATAAAGGACAGGTATGTGTAGAACTTAAAGAATATGAAGATGCTGTAAGATATTTTGAAGAGGCAAAAAAAGTAGATATAAAAACTTTTAAATCTTATAACCTTCTTGGAATAAGTTATCATGCCATAAAACAGTATGACAAAGCTATAGAATGTTTTAATGAAACTTTAAAAATTACCCCTAATTCTTTTAAAGCATACAATCTTCTTGGTATAAGCTATTTTGAAAAAAAAGATTATACTAATGCTATAGAAAATTTTAATAAAGCTATAGAAATTAATCCTAAATATGATAAGGCTTTTAATAATTTGGCTCTATTCTATTATAAAAATAAAAAATATAATGAAGCTATAGAGTTTTTTGAGCATTCAAAATCTTTAGATGAAAGAGTATTTAAAGCTTATGATATGCTTGGAATGAGTTACTATAATATAAATAATTATGACAAGGCTATAGAATGCTTTTCTAAATTCCTTCAGTATAATAATAAATCATATAAAATAGCAAATACTTTAGGTGCGGTTTATTCTTTCTTAAAAGATTATGATAATGCCATAAAATATTTCAATATAGCCATAGATATTAACCCTAAATATGCAAATGCCTATAATAATTTAGCTTTAGTATATTTTAATAGAAAATTATTTGATAAGGCAGCACTTTATTTTGATAAGGCTAAAAAATTAGATATTAATGCTTTTACTGATTATAATAAACTAGGAATAAGCTACTACTCTAAAAAATATTATTATGAAGCTATAGAATGTTTTGAAAAAGTTATAGAAAAAAATAATAATGCTTATAAGGCTTATAACTTTATAGGTATATGCTACTCATCTAATGAAGAATATGATAAAGCTATAAACTATTTCAATAAATCTATAGAAATTAATGACAGATATTATAAGGCTTATAATAATTTAGCACTCGCCTATTATAATTTAAAAGATTATAATAATGCAATAGAAAATTTCAATAAAGCAATAGATATAAATAATAATAATGCAGATTCATATAACGGCATAGGTTTATCCTACTATAATTTAGGGGAAAAAGAAAAATCATTGATTTATTTAAATAGAGCGTTAGAACTTAATCCTTCATACAGTAATTCTTATCAGATATTATTTAATATATATTTTGATTTGGAAGAATATGATAATGCTTTAAGTATTGCAGACAAAATTATAGAAGTAAATCCTTATTCATTTAAGCATTATGATAAATTGATTTCAATATGCTTTAATAATAAAGATTATAATAAAGTGATAGAATATGCATCAAGAACAGATAAAAGAGATGATGATATTTATAATATGCTGGCACAGTCATACTATAGAATAAAAGATTATGATAATTCTTCTATATGCTATAATAAATTAATAGAAAATAAAAAATCAGATTTTGAACTTTATAATAATTTAGCTGTTATATATTACTTGAAAAAAGATTATGATTCACTTTTAAATACTTATTTCAGATATATAGATAATTTTGATTTAAATCATCATAATTTTGCAAGCTACAATATATTTTTACTATCATATACTTTATTGAAAGCAAATATAATAAAATACAATGACTTTCTAAACCTATTTGAAAAATCTTTAAATAAAACTATAGAGTTTCATAATATACATAAAACTAATTCTTCTTATACTCTATATAAAAATATTAACTATAATACAGATACTCTTAAATTATTATTAGATAAAAAAACAGAAACTGAAAATATATTGAATATCTTAGAAAATACAATTGATGCCGGAAAATTTGCGGCTATTAAACCTGTTATAGAAAAATTTAATGAAAAAATGAATATTAATTTATCTTCATTTAGTTCATCTATTAATAATTTAGAAAATAATATTATATGCTTAGAATATGAAACCCAAGACTCAATTATAATCAAAACAAAAAACCGTAATGAAGAAGAAAACATTTACGGAAAAACGGCTAAGTTTATTACTAAAGAAGATAATATACATTATGATACTTTACTTTCAATATTCAGCTATAATTCAGAAAATAAAAGTGATGATTACAGAGTAATTTTTAACAATATAAAAATAAAAAATATATATTTCCCTAAAAACTTTGATGATTCTAATATAGAGATTATAAGAAGAATTATAAATGATGAGAGTATTAAACTCTGCAAATTAGAGAATTAA
- a CDS encoding ABC transporter substrate-binding protein: protein MKKCLLLIIFSVLCFISCHNTKDDNSTNNSEYTVTVTDALGREVTLKKDIKKIISIDRGFIPQTLKALGKDNLLAAIGGVYPQSGPYNIDKSDNFYIVTNILSIPNIGWAGYGSYNFEKILEVSPDVIIIVPYGSLAENSYHQELINRIENEFKIPVIILNDHTIATNLNSYYDNIRIISKVVNAEDKSEELIKKLQGYVDLASSFKKDNDTNKMLFLGLTDSETGAGYVHGKDYGGAAYTTSILGIRNVYEKSDMPILGAEEILEMNPDIIAMIDSPQYSKAVETYTKNAVFQNINAVKNKRVYSMGQVLWWSDPKLLLPVQLLLFSYIYYMPENVNIREVYDNYMSDIFGIKETDKLVVLHKLEPFFEQIKN from the coding sequence ATGAAAAAATGCTTATTACTTATAATATTTTCAGTTTTATGTTTTATTTCATGCCACAATACAAAAGATGACAATAGTACAAATAATTCAGAATATACTGTAACAGTTACAGATGCTTTAGGAAGAGAAGTAACTTTAAAAAAAGACATAAAAAAAATAATATCAATAGACAGAGGTTTCATTCCGCAGACTTTAAAAGCATTGGGAAAAGATAATTTATTAGCAGCCATAGGAGGAGTATACCCTCAGTCTGGTCCTTACAACATAGACAAATCAGATAACTTTTATATAGTAACAAATATATTATCAATTCCGAATATAGGTTGGGCAGGATACGGCAGCTATAATTTTGAAAAAATATTAGAAGTGTCTCCTGATGTCATTATAATAGTGCCTTATGGTTCTTTAGCTGAAAATAGCTATCATCAGGAATTAATTAACCGAATAGAAAATGAATTCAAAATACCTGTAATAATATTGAATGACCACACTATAGCTACAAATTTAAACTCTTACTATGATAATATAAGAATAATATCAAAAGTTGTTAATGCTGAAGATAAATCAGAAGAGCTTATAAAAAAACTGCAGGGATATGTTGATCTAGCCTCATCTTTCAAAAAAGATAATGATACAAATAAAATGCTTTTCTTGGGACTTACCGATTCAGAAACAGGAGCCGGATATGTTCATGGAAAAGATTATGGCGGAGCAGCATATACAACTTCAATATTAGGAATCAGAAATGTTTATGAAAAATCAGATATGCCTATTCTTGGTGCTGAGGAAATATTAGAGATGAATCCTGATATCATAGCAATGATAGACTCGCCTCAATATTCAAAAGCTGTAGAAACATATACAAAAAATGCAGTATTTCAAAATATTAATGCGGTAAAAAATAAAAGAGTATATAGTATGGGACAAGTTTTATGGTGGTCTGATCCTAAATTATTACTTCCTGTACAGCTTCTTTTATTCAGTTATATATATTATATGCCTGAAAATGTTAATATTAGAGAAGTATATGATAATTACATGTCAGATATATTCGGTATAAAAGAAACAGATAAACTTGTTGTGCTTCATAAATTAGAGCCGTTTTTTGAACAAATAAAGAATTAA
- a CDS encoding FecCD family ABC transporter permease, with product MKNKSLIILSSILVILFILSLFIGSWDISPIEIINIFFNKTEDINKAIAILNVRLPRILLAVSSGAILGVCGVICQSCFQNPLVDPYFLGISSGSAFGAAFAIVFSLPIFLIAPLFTFIAVLIPMFFSFRSSSVLKLLFMGIVINSVFSSGLSILKVAAEIGKLREITFWLMGSLGNTNIRYTLILLAVFIIALFFFLMQSSKIDALTLGELHAYDKVKDIRIFRIQLLIAVSILMSMSVLATGIISWVGLGVPHLSRIIWKTSASSKLLINSAFGGAILLLLCDLVIRSIIKMPILGGRIAGELPISVATSLFGAIFLFVFLFRKSKYD from the coding sequence ATGAAGAATAAATCATTAATAATATTATCATCTATACTTGTAATATTATTTATATTATCACTGTTTATAGGTTCATGGGATATTTCACCTATAGAAATTATTAATATATTCTTTAATAAAACAGAAGATATTAATAAAGCAATAGCAATACTGAATGTACGGCTTCCTAGAATACTTTTAGCTGTATCAAGCGGGGCAATACTTGGAGTATGCGGAGTTATATGCCAATCTTGTTTTCAAAACCCATTGGTTGACCCTTATTTTTTAGGGATATCATCAGGTTCTGCATTCGGAGCTGCCTTTGCTATAGTTTTTTCATTACCTATATTTTTAATAGCACCTTTATTTACTTTTATAGCCGTACTAATACCAATGTTTTTTTCTTTTAGAAGCTCATCGGTATTAAAACTGCTTTTTATGGGTATAGTTATTAACTCAGTATTTTCTTCAGGGCTTTCTATATTAAAAGTGGCTGCTGAAATTGGTAAACTTAGAGAAATCACTTTTTGGCTTATGGGAAGTTTGGGAAATACCAATATAAGATACACATTAATATTATTAGCTGTATTTATCATAGCATTATTTTTCTTCTTGATGCAGTCATCAAAAATAGATGCCCTCACATTAGGAGAGCTTCATGCCTATGATAAAGTAAAAGATATTAGAATTTTTAGGATTCAATTACTTATTGCAGTTTCAATATTAATGTCTATGTCTGTACTTGCTACAGGAATAATAAGCTGGGTAGGATTGGGAGTACCGCATCTTTCAAGAATAATATGGAAAACTTCAGCTTCTTCAAAATTGCTTATCAATTCTGCATTCGGCGGAGCAATACTTCTATTATTATGTGATTTGGTTATAAGATCTATAATAAAAATGCCTATATTAGGCGGAAGAATAGCAGGGGAACTTCCTATATCAGTTGCTACTTCATTATTTGGAGCAATATTTTTATTTGTATTTTTATTTAGAAAAAGTAAATATGATTAA
- a CDS encoding ABC transporter ATP-binding protein — protein MIYCKDLILEYKNKKVLQLDELSINENGIYILLGANGSGKSTFIKSLIMDSSVKRGGIININNKALSKEVIFNDIAFMPQFLNVNFPFRAIEVVMMGHKEYGIFSDEKKIKIKALEVMESLNIIHLQNRNVENLSGGERALVFLAKTLCKNTNIILLDEPDSSLDFQNKVKLFHYLENNKSNKIIILSSHDIVSITKTDYIIKFSKYSNYKPIHKKDINKNELKDIFPDVNYDEILKDISSIIN, from the coding sequence ATGATATATTGTAAAGATTTGATTTTAGAATATAAAAATAAAAAAGTTCTGCAATTAGATGAACTTAGCATAAATGAAAATGGGATATATATACTTTTAGGGGCTAACGGAAGCGGGAAAAGTACATTTATAAAATCTCTTATAATGGACAGCAGTGTAAAAAGAGGCGGTATTATAAATATTAATAATAAAGCACTTTCTAAAGAAGTAATATTTAATGACATAGCATTTATGCCTCAATTTTTAAATGTAAATTTTCCTTTTAGAGCCATTGAAGTAGTTATGATGGGACATAAAGAATACGGTATATTTTCAGATGAGAAAAAAATAAAAATTAAGGCTTTGGAAGTAATGGAGTCTTTAAATATAATTCACCTGCAAAATAGAAATGTTGAAAACTTATCAGGCGGAGAAAGGGCTTTAGTATTTTTGGCTAAAACATTATGCAAAAATACAAATATAATTCTTTTGGATGAGCCTGACAGTTCATTAGATTTTCAAAACAAAGTAAAACTTTTTCATTATTTAGAAAATAATAAAAGTAATAAAATTATTATACTATCATCACATGATATAGTATCAATTACAAAAACTGATTATATCATAAAATTTTCAAAATATTCTAATTATAAACCTATACACAAAAAAGATATAAATAAAAATGAATTAAAAGATATATTTCCAGATGTAAATTACGATGAAATATTAAAAGATATATCCTCTATAATTAATTAA
- the scpB gene encoding SMC-Scp complex subunit ScpB gives MDEMIETSGALLENEIAENNSDNNAEVRAANTENKNTLEIDDSILANEEELEKIMEAIIYVEGNVPISRLRTLFKCENSDIRTHIENINNRYRNAKSAIEILEVGDSILMTIIPSTFGTLSAIYDKKRKKKISKAMLQTLSIIAYKQPLTKAEIDDIRQSDSSYHLRALMEDGFIAWKGRKDYLDKRQTYGTTDKFLMHFGINSLDDLPKLRELKDLEFNKDE, from the coding sequence ATGGATGAAATGATTGAAACAAGCGGTGCTCTTTTAGAGAATGAAATTGCAGAAAATAATTCTGATAATAATGCAGAAGTTCGGGCAGCAAATACTGAAAATAAAAACACTTTAGAAATAGATGATTCTATACTTGCAAACGAAGAAGAACTTGAAAAGATTATGGAAGCTATCATATATGTTGAAGGAAATGTTCCTATAAGCAGATTAAGAACTCTTTTCAAATGCGAGAATTCAGATATAAGAACTCATATAGAAAATATTAATAATAGATATAGAAATGCTAAAAGTGCTATAGAGATACTTGAGGTAGGAGATTCAATACTTATGACTATAATACCTTCTACATTTGGTACTTTATCAGCAATATATGATAAAAAAAGAAAGAAAAAAATATCAAAAGCAATGCTTCAGACTCTTTCTATAATAGCTTATAAACAGCCTTTAACTAAAGCTGAAATTGACGATATAAGGCAAAGCGACAGCAGTTATCATTTAAGGGCTTTAATGGAAGACGGTTTTATAGCTTGGAAAGGAAGAAAGGACTATTTAGATAAAAGGCAAACTTATGGAACTACTGATAAATTCCTAATGCATTTCGGTATAAATAGTTTAGATGATCTTCCAAAATTAAGAGAATTGAAGGACTTAGAATTCAATAAAGATGAGTAA